A section of the Oryza sativa Japonica Group chromosome 1, ASM3414082v1 genome encodes:
- the LOC112937928 gene encoding uncharacterized protein At1g15400: MAALQRSSQTFRRSGSSGLVWDERLMLDGHSERDQEDGALELRHSRSVGLIGLQRRHGDGAGHTRCNNSQAFHTRRVPPAQDPPSPKVPGCIFCGIFRKPVLSEPSKPRRF; the protein is encoded by the coding sequence ATGGCCGCGCTACAAAGATCTTCGCAGACATTTAGAAGGTCCGGTTCATCTGGCTTGGTCTGGGATGAGAGGCTTATGTTAGATGGTCATAGCGAGAGAGATCAAGAAGATGGAGCCTTAGAGCTGAGACACTCCCGTAGTGTTGGGTTGATTGGGCTGCAGCGTAGGCATGGCGATGGTGCAGGGCACACCAGGTGCAACAACAGCCAGGCGTTCCATACTCGCCGTGTGCCCCCAGCACAGGATCCTCCTTCACCCAAGGTTCCCGGATGCATCTTCTGTGGAATTTTTAGGAAGCCGGTACTTTCAGAGCCATCTAAACCAAGAAGGTTCTAG
- the LOC4327123 gene encoding transcription factor HY5 encodes MAAQEQEQEKQQVKTSTTSSLPSSSERSSSSAPNNLKEGGGVESDEEIRRVPEMGGGGGSASSGAGADERQGKEDGKQQGGGGGGAAAAGGGQEQAPPARKRGRSAGDKEQNRLKRLLRNRVSAQQARERKKAYMTELEAKAKDLELRNAELEQRVSTLQNENNTLRQILKNTTAHAGKRGGGGGGKGGDGGGGGKKHHFTKS; translated from the exons ATGGCGgcgcaggagcaggagcaggagaagCAGCAGGTGAAGACGAGCACGACGAGCTCGCTGCCGTCGAGCAGCGAGCGCTCCTCCAGCTCAGCCCCCAACAACCTCAAGGAAGGAGGAG GGGTGGAGAGCGACGAGGAGATACGGCGGGTGCCGGAGatgggagggggcggcgggtcggcgtcgtcgggggcgggggcggacgAGCGGCAGGGGAAGGAGGACGGGAAGCAgcagggtggtggcggcggcggggcggcggcggcggggggcgggcAGGAgcaggcgccgccggcgaggaagcGAGGGCGGAGCGCCGGCGACAAGGAGCAGAACCGGCTGAAGCGGCTGCTGCGGAACCGCGTGTCGGCGCAGCAGGCGCGGGAGCGGAAGAAGGCGTACATGACGGAGCTCGAGGCCAAGGCCAAGGACCTCGAGCTCCGCAATGCCGAGCTCGAGCAGCGCGTCTCCACCCTCCAGAACGAGAACAACACGCTCCGCCAG ATACTCAAGAACACGACGGCGCACGCCGgcaagaggggcggcggcggcggaggcaagggcggcgatggcggcggcggcgggaagaagCACCATTTCACCAAGAGCTAG
- the LOC4327126 gene encoding NADH-cytochrome b5 reductase-like protein produces the protein MAALLLRRLAGTHRGRVPLAAAAAVTGGAALFCASSPPTIALMEEKGEDAAAKVALNPDKWLEFKLQEKATVSHNSQLFRFSFDPSTKLGLDVASCLITRAPIGEEVEGGRKFVIRPYTPISDPDSKGYFDLLIKVYPDGKMSQYFASLKPGDVVEVKGPIEKLRYSPNMKKQIGMIAGGTGITPMLQVVRAILKNPDDNTQVSLIYANVSPDDILLKRELDRLASSYPNFKVFYTVDKPSNDWRGGVGYISKDIALKGLPRPGEDSLILVCGPPGMMNHISGDKAKDRSQGELTGILKELGYTAEMVYKF, from the exons ATGGCGGCGCTGCTGCTTCGTAGGCTCGCCGGGACCCACCGCGGCCGCGTGcctctggccgccgccgccgccgtcaccggtgGAGCGGCGCTCTTCTGCGCCTCGTCTCCCCCAACCATC GCGCTCATGGAGGAGAAGGGCGAGGATGCCGCTGCTAAAGTTG CGCTTAACCCAGACAAGTGGCTAGAGTTCAAGCTCCAGGAGAAGGCAACAGTTAGCCACAATTCACAATTATTTAG ATTTTCGTTTGACCCATCTACTAAGTTGGGTCTTGATGTTGCTTCATGTCTCATAACAAG GGCTCCAATAGGAGAGGAAGTGGAGGGAGGAAGAAAATTTGTCATTCGCCC GTACACACCTATCTCTGATCCAGATTCTAAAGGATATTTTGACCTGCTAATCAAG GTTTATCCTGATGGGAAAATGAGTCAGTATTTCGCAAGTCTGAAACCAGGAGATGTTGTTGAGGTCAAAGG gccCATTGAAAAGCTCAGATATAGCCCAAATATGAAGAAACAAATTGGCATG ATCGCTGGTGGGACTGGCATAACACCAATGCTGCAGGTTGTCAGGGCTATCCTAAAAAACCCTGATGACAACACTCAG GTTTCCTTAATTTATGCCAATGTGTCACCAGATGATATCTTGCTGAAAAGGGAATTAGATAGACTTGCCAGTAGCTATCCTAATTTCAAG GTATTCTACACGGTGGACAAACCATCAAATGATTGGAGGGGTGGTGTTGGCTACATATCCAAGGACATTGCCTTGAAAGGTTTGCCACGGCCAGGGGAGGATTCTCTGATCCTT GTTTGTGGTCCTCCAGGTATGATGAATCATATATCCGGTGACAAGGCAAAGGATAGATCGCAGGGCGAG CTCACCGGCATTCTGAAAGAGTTAGGATACACTGCAGAGATGGTATACAAGTTCTGA